Genomic window (Coraliomargarita sinensis):
CAGTTCCAGCACATCGATGCCCGCTTCAATCAGAGCGCGACAGGCCTCCAGAGAAGTCTCCATATCCGGGTCACCGGCACAGAGATAGGCCACAAAAGCGGCACGGTTCTCGTCCCGGGCTTTGGCAAAGGCATCTGTAATTCGCGAATCACTCATACCGGTATGAAGGTGGGTAGCTTAGAGGGTGTAAAGTTGGAAAGTGCGCAATTCAAATTACCTAAAACGAGCCCTTTTAGGGGCAACTTGACCGCTGCATCGCTTTTGACACGGTTGGTGCAATCGCTTTGTTAAGTTATCCGTAACCATTCCAACAATCATCGTCTACAGTGCTTTCAATGCCCTCTCCCCATGATTTACGATTAAGCACGGGCCTTAAGAGGTCCTTGCTTCTCTTTCTCCTCCTTGGCTTCGCACTTCCAGCCCAAGCCTGGCGGTCCAGCTTGTACCCGGATAGCTGGACACCCCCCGAGAATGCCTCCTTTGATACCGACCCGTTCATACAGGACTTTTCCTACGCCGGTTACCGGAGCGGGGATGAGAGCATTCCAAACATCACCAGTCCGGTATACAACGTGACGGACCCGGCTTATGGTGCCGACCCGACCGATGCGAACGATGATACGGCGGCGATTCAGGCCGCGATCGATGACGCAGCAGCCGCCGGAGGCGGCGTGATTTATCTGCCGGCGGGGACCTACCGGGTCGATCCCGGCACGAATGACTCCGCACTACGTATTCAGGATTCAAATATCGTGCTCCGTGGCGACGGCGTGGGACAGACCTTCATCCTTAATACGTCCTATGAGATGCGCCGCAAACAAGTGCTGCTGATCAAGCCGCCTTCGACCAGTTTCGGAAACGAAATTGCGATAACGAATGACCTGCTGAATCCGACCCGCCGGATCCCGGTGGCGGACACTTCTGCCTTCAGCGTCGGGGATATTGTACGAATGAGATGGACCTTCACTCAGGCCTGGATCGACGAGCATAACCAAGGCAGCTACTGGGACGCATCAACCGGTGAGACTCCCGCCGACGCCCAGTACCTCAGGGAAGTCCTCGCGGTGGATACCAGTGCCGGCTGGATCGAAGTCGACACCCCCACCCGCTACAGCATGAAAACCCGCGATAATTCCAGAGTACATACGATCGGCGGGATGCTTTCCCATGTGGGACTGGAGGATTTTTCCATCGGCAACCTGCAGCACCCCGGCACCACCTGGAACAACGGTGACTACAACGACCCCACCAAGCCGGCTTATCAAGTCCACGCCAGTTGGCTGATTTCGGCAGAGGACACGTCCGATTCATGGATCACCGGCGTGGAAAGCTATCAGGCGCCCGGCAACACCTATACCTGCCACATGCTCTCAAATGGGTTGCGACTGCTCCGTTGTTTCCGCGTAACGGTGGCGGACTGTGCCATGCGACGCTCTCAATACGGAGGCGGCGGCGGGAACGGCTACATGTACCGCATCCAGCACAGCCATGAGAACCTGATCCGTGATTCCATCGCCGACTTCTCCCGCCACGGCTTCGTCATTTCCCATGGCGGTACGTCCGGGAATGTCTTCCTCCGCTGTGAAGACCGCAATACAGGACGTTCGACCGGTTCGAGCGGTAGTTATTCGACCGGCGGCTCCGGGAGTGACCACCATATGCATTTCAGCCACTCCAACCTTTTCGACCAGTGCCACGTCTATAATAGTTTCTTTACCGCCAGCCACCGCGGTAATTCTGGTACGATCCCTCATGGCCTGAGCTCAGCTCACGGCGTGTATTGGAATACCAGCGGAGAAGGTAATAACAGCACAATTGTTCGAAGCGAACAAGGCCGCTACGGATACATCATTGGAACCAGTGGCAGTCAGAACGGCGCCTCCACCCCGACCGGGGGAAACACCTCGCCCATCGACATTCTGGAAGGGGTCGGCGAAGGCAACAACCTGGAGCCTCAATCCATCTACGCCGATCAAGTGGCCAAACGCGCCCAGGGCCTGCTGCTTGCCATGGAAGCGGATGCCACCGTCGAAATAACTTCGGCCTACCCGCTAAGCCCGACCGTCTACAATTATGAAAGCGGGGAGCCAACCTATAGCTGGTCGCAAGTCAGCGGCCCGAGCACCACATTCGAAGACCCCTTCGCCTTGAGCACCACGGTCGCCCTCCCGAGCGAAGGCACCTACGTCTTGGAACTGACCGCCGACAATGGAACCACATCCGTCTCCGATCAGATCACAATCACCGCCGTGCAGGAGATTATCCCTCCGCTCGAGAACACGGCCTCCCGTGTTGCGGTGGATGAGATACTGGGCCGTTCGCAGGATACGAACTTAAATCCATTGGGCTACTATGTGGATTCATCCAACAAGGTCGTCGGGGGCACCGGAAGCAACGGCAGCCGGACCGACAGCAATGTCGTCTACCGCTACAACCTGCCGACCCTGCCGGCGGGTGAAGTCGTCAGCGGACTATCCATTCAATTCCAAATTAATGCCATCCGGGATCACAGTGGCGACAATTATGAACTGGATGTTTATCTCTTAAATACGGCCGATCCCACAACGACCGGCACGGACCTGTTTTACCATGGCCCCGATGACGCCAGCCATGCTTTCATCGGCAGTCACTATGAATCCTCGCCTCATAACAACTCTTACACCTTGCCTGATCCGGCCAATGTCACGTTGACACTCGACAGCGGCGAAGCCCTCACCTTGTTACAGAGTTACTACAGCGGCAATCGACCCAACCAAACCGAAGCCGCCCTGCGCTTCAACCTCGACCGGGACTACGGCGGCTTAGGTGGCAGCGCCCTCAACCGGTATATTCTGGAAGATTCGGCGTCGGTTTCCGGACTGACGATACGGACCATGCCCGGGACGCTCAGCGATTGGACGGCCGCCTACGACTTGGGCGGATTGACCGCTCCCGAAGATGATCCGGACGCCGACGGCATCCCGAATCGTATCGAAGCCTTTTTCGGCACCGATCCTAGCGCAGCCACTGGCAACGTAGCCGACATAACGACCGATGGCACCGTCTCTACTTTCACGCACCCTAAAAATCTGCGCCCCCCATCCGACCTCAGCGCCACGTATGAATGGTCGCCCAACCTGGAGGATTGGTATCCCGGCTCCGAGGGGCCGAGTGGCGGGGCAACCGTCAGCTTCGACGCCTCGACATCGGTGGAGGGCATAACGACGGTAACCGCCACCGCGAGCGAAGTCTTGCCCCAGCTCTTTATCAGAATTCTGGTCCAGCAGAACACCCTCTGACCGCCCCGGAGAATGTAGCCGGCTTCTAGCTGGATGCGGCATTCAGCAAGCTGAAGCCCTACGCCTGTTCCTCATTCGACTGGCTGGGCCGGAAAGGCGAAGACCGGCCAGCCGTTTTTGTCGGTGAGATTGGGAATGGCGATGTCGAACCAGCCCATGCGGACAAACTCCGGCTCGGAAACGCCCTCGGCCATGACTTCGACATGCTCGCCCTTGATCCGGGCTTCGGCCTCGACAAAGTTTTTCCCGTCCGAGGAAAGTTCGAAATAGCTGGGCGATTTCCCGTCTGTCGTTGTCAGGCCTTCATCCACGTGATCAAAGCGGACCAAGATCTTGTCGCTCTGGCGAATCGCCCGGGAAAAGACCGGCCCTGTGGTAACCACATCCTTCCCGTATTGATGTTTCAAAGCCAGAGCCGCCAAACGCTCGCCCACCGGCTGCTTGGATCTAGGATGGATGCGTTTGACGCTGATGCCAGTATCGTGCAGCGGGATGATTCCCATGCCCGGAATCTCTTCGGCCGCACGATACTGGGCCGCCCACACACTGTCACTAATCAGAGAAGTCTTCTCTTCCTGCTTGTTGAAGGGGGCAATCTGCACCTGATAGAATGGAAGTTCCGGCATCTCAAAAACGCGCGACCAACCGGAGTATAGGGCCTTGAGCGAATCAAAGTAGTTGTCCGCACCACGGTTGGACTCTCCCTGATACCAGATAACGCCCTTGATGGCATAATCCGTCAAAGGCGCCACCCGCTCGTTGTAGATCTTTGAACTTTTCGGGCCCAGCTCGTAAGCCTCAGCTTCGGCCGGGGGGACGAAAGGCTCGATCTTCGAGCCGTTCTGGGCGACCACCACATAAGCGACCGGCACATCCAGAGTTTGCTCCAACTTCAAGGCGAAGAAGAAGGCGACCGCTGAGGTTTGTGTCGCCTGTTCTGAGAGAAGGTACCACTTCCCCCGGATGTAGGCCCGCACACGCTTATTGTCTTTTTGTGCGGCAAAGACTTTCTGCTGATCCCCGCGCGATTGCCGGATCCCGGTGGCCATATTGGATTGCCCGGAGGCCCACCAAACCTCACCGACCAGAACGTCCTGCAGCGCGATACGGTTACTCGCTTCCACAGTCAACTCCCGCGGCTCGGAACTTGCCGCTAGAGGAGCAAGATAAAGCTTCCAGTTTCCATCGTGATCCGCCTTGGCGGAAACCTGCTGGCCGGCAAAGCCCGCCGTAACTCTCTCGCCCGGTTCCGCCGTGCCCCAGATGCAGTTGGGCACCCCCTGCTGCAGGATCATGTGGTCCTGAAAGATCTCCGGCAGCACAACTTCGGCGCGGGCAAGCGGCATCGTGATTAAGAGGATCGAAAATAGGTGCAGAGGAGTCAGGAGTGTTCTCATTGATTATGATTTATTTTAAATATGCGGCGGGCTGAATAAGACTTAGCAATGGTCGACCCAAACGTGTGTGATGTAATTGGTCTTCGGTGGATCATCGGCAATCCACGCTGACAGACAAGGAATTTGACAAAATATCTGCCCCGTTAATACGTCTAAATAATAAGATTAGCCGGCATCATATCAGCAATCATACCGTTTAATATCTGATTCATCCTTGCCAGTCCGATGCGCCGGGCAGTATATGGAATGAAGGTTTTTGTAAAAAACTTCGCCATAACCGACTTGGCAAAATTCAGCCTGTTACTGCACTTTCACCGCTGCGCGCGGTCCAAGCTAACACACTTCCAATATCCCCACCTGAACCATCTCATGAAGACACTATATATCGCCTGCAGTTTAGCAGGCCTACTCGCCCTGACGGCTAACGCCGAAACCAAACTCAAGAAAGAAAAGCTGCAGATCGTCTTTCTCATGGGCCAATCCAACATGGTGGGTCTGGCCGATCCGGAGACGGCGGTTTACCTGACCGAGCCCGCTTATGTGCCGCCTAAAGATTTTGTCACCAAGAAATCGGAGTTCTTCGATTGGCAAAACCTTTACTGGCAGGGTGTGCGTACTTTTAAGGGCCCGCAGAAATACAAGGACGAACTCGATGCACTCGTTGAAGAGCGCCGCATGTCGCGGATGAAGTGGCGGCAGCGGGTCAAGGGACAACATGGCCCCTGGCAGGAGGCCTGGGGTAAAAAACCGGAGGGCAAGGGCCGCGGCGTGATGTATCCCTATCTTGATGCGAAAGCCGCCGAGGAAGGCATCT
Coding sequences:
- a CDS encoding glycosyl hydrolase family 28-related protein — protein: MLLFLLLGFALPAQAWRSSLYPDSWTPPENASFDTDPFIQDFSYAGYRSGDESIPNITSPVYNVTDPAYGADPTDANDDTAAIQAAIDDAAAAGGGVIYLPAGTYRVDPGTNDSALRIQDSNIVLRGDGVGQTFILNTSYEMRRKQVLLIKPPSTSFGNEIAITNDLLNPTRRIPVADTSAFSVGDIVRMRWTFTQAWIDEHNQGSYWDASTGETPADAQYLREVLAVDTSAGWIEVDTPTRYSMKTRDNSRVHTIGGMLSHVGLEDFSIGNLQHPGTTWNNGDYNDPTKPAYQVHASWLISAEDTSDSWITGVESYQAPGNTYTCHMLSNGLRLLRCFRVTVADCAMRRSQYGGGGGNGYMYRIQHSHENLIRDSIADFSRHGFVISHGGTSGNVFLRCEDRNTGRSTGSSGSYSTGGSGSDHHMHFSHSNLFDQCHVYNSFFTASHRGNSGTIPHGLSSAHGVYWNTSGEGNNSTIVRSEQGRYGYIIGTSGSQNGASTPTGGNTSPIDILEGVGEGNNLEPQSIYADQVAKRAQGLLLAMEADATVEITSAYPLSPTVYNYESGEPTYSWSQVSGPSTTFEDPFALSTTVALPSEGTYVLELTADNGTTSVSDQITITAVQEIIPPLENTASRVAVDEILGRSQDTNLNPLGYYVDSSNKVVGGTGSNGSRTDSNVVYRYNLPTLPAGEVVSGLSIQFQINAIRDHSGDNYELDVYLLNTADPTTTGTDLFYHGPDDASHAFIGSHYESSPHNNSYTLPDPANVTLTLDSGEALTLLQSYYSGNRPNQTEAALRFNLDRDYGGLGGSALNRYILEDSASVSGLTIRTMPGTLSDWTAAYDLGGLTAPEDDPDADGIPNRIEAFFGTDPSAATGNVADITTDGTVSTFTHPKNLRPPSDLSATYEWSPNLEDWYPGSEGPSGGATVSFDASTSVEGITTVTATASEVLPQLFIRILVQQNTL
- a CDS encoding sialate O-acetylesterase, producing MRTLLTPLHLFSILLITMPLARAEVVLPEIFQDHMILQQGVPNCIWGTAEPGERVTAGFAGQQVSAKADHDGNWKLYLAPLAASSEPRELTVEASNRIALQDVLVGEVWWASGQSNMATGIRQSRGDQQKVFAAQKDNKRVRAYIRGKWYLLSEQATQTSAVAFFFALKLEQTLDVPVAYVVVAQNGSKIEPFVPPAEAEAYELGPKSSKIYNERVAPLTDYAIKGVIWYQGESNRGADNYFDSLKALYSGWSRVFEMPELPFYQVQIAPFNKQEEKTSLISDSVWAAQYRAAEEIPGMGIIPLHDTGISVKRIHPRSKQPVGERLAALALKHQYGKDVVTTGPVFSRAIRQSDKILVRFDHVDEGLTTTDGKSPSYFELSSDGKNFVEAEARIKGEHVEVMAEGVSEPEFVRMGWFDIAIPNLTDKNGWPVFAFPAQPVE